Proteins from one Oncorhynchus masou masou isolate Uvic2021 chromosome 12, UVic_Omas_1.1, whole genome shotgun sequence genomic window:
- the LOC135550321 gene encoding matrin-3-like yields MEDSEGHSSAHQGSGDGAMSTMNLYATLGLSPEDVDALAQIPENEISVETLPYLIMKLKASRAKQEEQGQASPKGDSCQEDTDDGDLSKRDSPPAVPRRSNSHIDTDYRRDTDYSRPGRRPQRTEARRGSRHNRPPIEKPSNSQQKIPFSYQVDDFHGVVPKVYPHTCSLCLCMLNSNKTWKEHLNGLRHADGCLELSHLYPDWNKHDTRKEMSNSIPSRDAISPPRRTPRPAMPYKRQHSSDRVGGEVWSAPERHHLKPKAGTKVVVTKFPLGSVGVEDLMTLAKPFGTVVKHLVFPCKGFLEFDSHKEAVNMVNHFSVNQAFVKEIKLNLYLSPMVCSIHPPRLDEPPEKRQTKQATNTVVCFSHLPPGKERESEILDLAKMFGDVRHSTFSSDQALIEMVDWKDADIMVKYYHSNPLKISGKSVKVILSSSMQRLRDSPDSTTSRRADSSKGRSSRHKSEETSKTSNATNKEKPSTGKQPAEKVLEQGDGQQSTSEEVKEVVKQDIEEVVKEEDVDLENKDLDEEIIQVEAKQSLLDDEVGAGVDAKDPAPSKSPSMVADSKDKGEPEISELLADDTLEDSDVKAADDPALCDADVSMENKMEQESFQEDDNMDDMDFPENMDDFVTLDELDDSTGGDTPLESKDTSWDGKVVHISPIRKGYGNMAVALLKLAERANVKVVNHAISFLTQEAWLELETTEEVREMVKFYKGKGQLLRKPVSVSMCFSQKKLEGPSGRSIYICMLPLQKYSDVSLLRLAQPFGKITGYNLNWPHGKCYIQLESVEAAQKMVKYFQRPHKFYGTLLRVSLCKKGDSLIYWKPPVKYELWLASQKDRRSRDHHGDEKTNGQSTKSPYPEDVQSPVSDSERVCGDPKGEEVSGVEALPEGEEKKQEEPLGPYQPDNPVGLDYLVPRTGFFCKLCNVFYTNEKTAKSVHCSSEEHYLNLKRKMDKETDLG; encoded by the exons ATGGAGGACAGTGAGGGTCACAGCTCTGCACACCAAGGATCAGGTGATGGCGCGATGAGCACTATGAACTTATATGCCACTCTGGGGCTCTCTCCAGAAGACGTGGATGCTCTGGCCCAGATTCCAGAGAATGAGATCAGTGTGGAGACGTTGCCTTATCTGATAATGAAACTGAAGGCCAGTCGTGCCAAGCAAGAGGAGCAGGGACAGGCCTCCCCAAAGGGAGACAGCTGTCAGGAGGATACAGATGATGGAGACCTTAGCAAACGGGACAGTCCCCCTGCAGTCCCTCGTCGGTCAAACAGCCATATTGACACTGACTATAGGAGAGACACTGACTACAGTCGACCGGGGCGGCGACCACAGCGGACTGAAGCAAGGAGAGGTTCCCGTCACAATAGGCCCCCAATTGAAAAACCATCCAACAGCCAGCAAAAGATTCCTTTCTCCTATCAAGTGGATGATTTTCATGGAGTTGTGCCCAAGGTTTACCCACACACATGCTCTCTATGCTTATGCATGTTGAATTCTAATAAG ACATGGAAGGAACATCTCAATGGATTACGCCATGCAGATGGCTGTCTAGAACTCTCGCATCT ATATCCAGATTGGAATAAACATGATACCCGGAAGGAAAT GTCCAACTCCATCCCAAGTAGAGATGCTATTTCACCGCCCAGGAGAACGCCACGCCCTGCTATGCCTTACAAGAGACAACATAGCTCAGACCGCGTAGGAG GTGAAGTCTGGTCTGCACCAGAAAGACACCATTTGAAGCCCAAG GCTGGCACAAAGGTGGTGGTCACAAAATTTCCCCTTGGCTCTGTTGGTGTTGAAGACTTGATGACTTTGGCCAAGCCATTTGGCACGGTTGTTAAACATCTGGTGTTCCCCTGCAAG GGCTTCCTGGAGTTTGATTCTCACAAAGAGGCTGTCAATATGGTGAATCACTTCAGTGTAAACCAAGCTTTCGTGAAGGAAATTAAGTTGAATCTGTACTTGTCACCTATGGTGTGCAGTATTCAT CCGCCAAGGTTGGATGAACCACCAGAAAAACGGCAGACCAAACAAGCTACCAATACAGTGGTTTGTTTTTCCCACCTACCTCCTGGGAAGGAAAGAGAATCAGAGATTCTTGATCTCGCCAAGATGTTTGGGGATGTGCGGCATTCAACATTTTCAAGTGACCAG GCCCTGATTGAGATGGTAGATTGGAAGGATGCTGACATTATGGTGAAGTACTACCACTCCAACCCCCTAAAGATCAGTGGAAAGAGTGTCAAAGTAATCTTGTCATCATCAATGCAGCGCCTGAG AGATAGTCCTGACTCCACCACATCCAGAAGAGCAGATTCTAGTAAAGGCCGCAGCAGCAGACACAAGAGCGAGGAGACTAGCAAGACCTCAAACGCCACGAACAAAGAGAAACCCAGTACAGGCAAACAACCTGCTGAGAAAGTGTTGGAACAAGGAGATGGTCAACAAAGCACCTCAGAGGAGGTCAAGGAAGTGGTCAAGCAGGACATTGAGGAGGTGGTCAAGGAGGAGGACGTTGATTTGGAAAACAAAGATCTAGACGAAGAGATTATCCAGGTGGAAGCTAAACAAAGCTTGTTAGATGACGAGGTTGGTGCTGGTGTTGATGCTAAAGACCCTGCTCCTTCCAAAAGTCCCTCTATGGTGGCTGATTCTAAAGATAAGGGGGAACCCGAAATCTCAGAACTTTTGGCAGACGATACCTTGGAGGATTCTGACGTAAAGGCTGCCGATGATCCAGCTCTGTGTGATGCTGACGTCTCAATGGAAAACAAGATGGAACAGGAGAGCTTTCAAGAAGAT gacaatatggATGACATGGATTTCCCTGAGAATATGGATGACTTCGTTACATTGGATGAACTTGACGACAGTACTGGAGGGGACACGCCGCTGG aGTCAAAGGATACTTCATGG GATGGAAAAGTTGTCCATATTAGCCCAATTAGAAAGGGCTATGGAAACATGGCGGTGGCCCTATTGAAACTGGCAGAGCGAGCAAACGTGAAAGTTGTCAACCATGCCATATCCTTCCTCACACAGGAG GCATGGTTAGAGCTTGAAACTACCGAGGAAGTACGTGAAATGGTGAAATTCTACAAAGGAAAAGGACAGTTGTTGAGGAAACCAGTCAGTGTTAGCATGTGCTTTTCACAGAAAAAGTTGGAG GGTCCTAGTGGGAGATCCATCTACATTTGTATGCTTCCACTCCAGAAGTACTCTGACGTCTCTCTTTTACGACTTGCCCAGCCTTTTGGGAAAATCACTGGCTATAATTTGAACTGGCCTCATGGAAAG TGTTATATCCAGTTGGAGAGCGTGGAAGCCGCTCAGAAAATGGTGAAGTACTTCCAACGTCCACACAAGTTCTACGGCACCCTGTTAAGAGTCAGTTTGTGCAAAAAGGGAGACTCACTAATATACTG GAAGCCTCCAGTCAAATATGAGCTGTGGTTGGCCAGTCAGAAAGACAGAAGATCAAGAGATCATCATGGAGATGAAAAGACTAATGGCCAGTCAACCAAAAGCCCCTATCCAGAG GATGTCCAGAGCCCTGTGTCTGACAGTGAGAGGGTCTGTGGGGACCCTAAAGGTGAAGAAGTCAGTGGTGTGGAAGCTCtcccagagggagaggagaaaaagcAGGAGGAACCTCTGGGTCCTTATCAACCTGACAACCCTGTTG GGTTAGACTATCTGGTGCCAAGGACTGGATTCTTCTGCAAACTGTGCAATGTCTTCTACACCAATGAGAAAACAGCCAAATCAGTCCACTGTAGCAGTGAGGAACATTATCTGAACCTGAAG AGAAAGATGGATAAAGAAACAGACCTTGGCTGA